The sequence acgggctccctggagtaattaattgtttccattgttattatagacaaaaaactttcaaagcgtttttctcgaaagcagattttgaaagtccgtgtccattcaaaaactactgaaccaatttttttttaattttgctcacactttctacatataaaaaaccagaccccaacgatttccttttcgttgtttgttactttggggagggtttacagctacaaaatggcggatttttttcgtgaaaaatcgtagttttcactttgaacaacgaccaaaaataaaaaaaaataaaaaaccaaacagaaacgttggggtctagaaaaacttctactctaactaacgttttccttttcgttgtttgttactttggggaggtttaacagctacaaaatggcggattttttcgtgaaaaattgaagttttcactttgaaaaacgaccaaaaatgaaaaaaaaataaaaaatcaaacagaaacgttggggtctagaaaaatttctactctaactatgcagatttgatttgttcacttctgattagtctgcgctgagatacagtgaacaccgcaaattatgatttttaagaagcgtttcagaaatgcctcttcaccgacttatttctcaatatttttcctcgaaaaaattacaaaacgttgttcgaatgattctttttatcatgcaaaacatatgAATTTAttctgttgaacgataattctggaaaaaattcgtaaaaatgttgtttttttttcgtcgtttagaccctacccacccCACACCTTCTCTTAATTTGCACCTCCAATAGCaaaaatattgtcttgtactgacatatttcgtcctgcacatcttatggtcgtgaaggggttaaatagcaaacaaagatcaaaataataacaaattttatcatcatatcttgtcttgatgtttctgtgctgcCATAGGATACTTGATATTTCATCTAAGGAATCAAGAATttatacaatatctgtttaacatcaaaattagttattatagttattattgatgagttattcaaattttattatgTACAATTGATCCAGTAATTCTATTTTCGAATAAAATACACTGAGACCTTtgtttacgcgggggatacgtaccgcgtagaaAAACCGCCTAAAAAAAGACGCGTAACTTGGAATTCCcctaaaaaaacgcaaaactataGAATTCTTTTATGTCAAATATCATAGAAATGCATGGAAtatcttcaatatatgtttccgctcagtcaatgCAAGAAAACCGTAATAATACATTTTATATTCAACCTATGAATACTGCTCCTAACATGGCAATTGTGATATCCTTTCAAGTGGAGCTTTTTCCTTATCAGCATACGTCCAAAGCAAGGGTTGTTCGTATCTCAATCTATACCACAAGGAAGTTGGGGTAAGAGTTACTGAGCTGGAGGCTAGTGAACCACAATGGGGTATGTTTTGAACCGTAATCCAGTCAATTATTTACCAGCTTTGGAACATACTTTCTACTAATTATTGACATTGCTGTTTAGTAGACACAAACACTTAGAGAGCGATATAGTAACATACCAAAAATTGAATGCTCGATTAAGATTTTTCAAGCCTCGCAAAAAGTAAGATAATTATACAGCCAATAAATATACAGAAAAAGAATTGTAAGTGTAGGTTTGTCATAATAAATATAGTACTATTACTAATCCGAAATCATTAATATTTTCCAAGGATCCTTGACATTTTCGTTGTAATTAATGGtacaaatcattcatttttttccCAATGGGCATGTTAGAGCTGTCCCAGCCTTAAGACGCTTAATTTGAACCATAAACTTCATAGAACATGTTAAAAATTCGGATTTCGACTCCTTGTAATAGGAATAATATGTGATATTGACAGAGTAACGAAATTCAGAGGAGTCTATTTCGTCAATTGGTCGTAGTTTTGAGCTCATATAATGAGATACGTTTGATAGATATAATAATATCGTCCCAGTTTGCTATCGTGTAtcgatcaaaaaaaaatctcgaccTAAATAAAGTACAAGAGCAGCGCTTGAACGAAACAATATAGTAATGTAGTATGGAACGAATGAACCATGGAAGATTCGTGTGTACGTTTTTCCCCCGTGGTTCAAAGACGGGCATGTTCGAAGATTTTTGACACAGTACTGAGACCTTCTTTCTATCCAGAAAATTTTGTCGCTTGCATACAAAATGGAATGCATGAAATGCATGCACGCCTACACGCGCAAAGAAGTCAATTCCTTCTTTttagttttcgatgaaaaaaaggGCCCCATTTAAATCGCTGATCACGTACAAAAATCAACTAGTCATATATTTTTGTACGTATCATCATCCTCTCATCATTAGTAGTTTATTTGAGCATGTAGTTCAGCTTAGCGGTTCAACATGAACCGTTAAGCAACTGTAATGTTATAATTGCATAAAATCTATTTCCAATTAAAAAGACAAAGTTAAACTATTTTAAGAATACTGATTTGAAGGATGTCATGAAAATATCCACATTGgttatttaatttatttcaaccGATTTCCCAATACAAAATATACTTGGGGGCTGTTAAAACCATTACGACATAAACACTATTGATATATATTGTTCAAACTATTTGTTGAGATTACGATCTGATCGATGTAGTTTCTAGTAAAAATAACTTTACCAAAAATAGAATGAACAAGTAGGCGTAAAATCGTATGTAGAACACCATCGAAAGTGCTCAAGAAGATTTTATGTTTACGCCTCCGTGAATCGCGTGCAGTTTTCTGCCTACACAAACAATGTGATGTAACATGTAAGCTGATTTTCACCAGTTCAGAGCTCATCATTTAGCAATTACATAACATGTTCCCAGTTGactgaataaacaaaaaataacatCTTACCTTTTTGTGGGTTTCACCTGAGTCGTGATTTTTCTGGAGCATTCATTTCGGTATTCCTCCCAGACAGTTGACGATAAATTACCACCTCCGGCTGTAACAAGGATGGCATCGGCCCTCGGATGCACATAATTTGTTGTAGCAAGTTGACGAAAGCATGATGATGCGTGGTGCGAAATTGATGTCTAATTGAGAAATTCTTGGCAGCCACTCATTTAATCCAACACCGGCAAATAGACGATGGGGTGACCCCAAAATGCTCGACCAGAATGTTAATTAAAACTATTTTACATTTGCTTGGTTTGCTTTTACTCATTAGTGAATGATCGGTCAGCGCCGGGCAGGTTCTTATGCATCGGCCAAATGGCAATTTGCAGTAACAAAATTTCTTGCTGCGTACATGCACACGATCTTACGATAATATTGTTGCGTTGACTTGAAAACGtatttttaaaacacttttttcCACTTACTCTGCAGGAATGTGCGGCAAAATGCTTGACTCCACAAACTGCGCAGAACATGAGAATGAGCTATACTGCAAAAACTGTCATGGACGCAAATACGGCCCCAAAGGCTACGGATTCGGTGGTGGTGCTGGGTGTCTGTCAATGGATACCGGCGCACAGTTCCAATCGACGGACGATGGGTAAGTGTTACTGGACGAATTATATAATCCCCTAATCCAAAAACTGTGATTGAACCAATTTCAGCTAAGGGTTTCCGCTATAAAGGCAGAAATTAGGAAATGTTATAGGTTCtgcgttttctttttcgttcaCACCCTAGGATGATTTGTTGACAACAAGTTTACTAATTTAACAAGTCACGCCCGTCACCATTGGTAGCATGTCGATTCGTTCAGGGCCTTTCCTTATTTGATATTTGCAAACCATCACTGCAGTACCTACTTACATACAAACCAAACAGGATTTGGAACTTTCATTTCTGTTTTCTATACACATTCCATTTAGTTCGCACTTGTTGTGACATGTGTGTTTCGCTCATTATGAGGTTTGTTGAAAGAAAATGTTAGATTCATTCGAATAGTGCTTGAACGTTTATTTATTACCGAATACTTGTCTTCACGTTCCATGTGAATCGACTTGCCAAATAATGAAGTAATTGATATGTGTATGCAAATCATCTGTTAAATGTTTACAAGATTTTTCTCAACAATAATCAGTTACTTCACCTTGTCCGCGCAAGATATCCCTATcaattatatataaatatgtaAACTTTTCGATGCATGCtgatttccatattttctgttTTCCATTTCTCTTGTTTCGTACAATATGCGACACCTACAACTACTATCACCGCAAAAAATGCTACTATATTTTAACATCCACTGACCATCACCAAAAACCACCACCGCCACAACCACCACAACCACCACCAACCACAAAATGAATCGTTGCCATTCCAGCAAGTAAATCCAATATCAGTTACTGCCTATTTGAATGTACATGAACAAACCGTCACTCCGAGAAACAAAATtctaatttaaaaccaaaaaataaaataatcaaaacattaaTCAAACAAATATTCAATCCCTAAAACGGACCACTACAACGTATCGGAATAGGAATTCTTCTTCCTCTTTATATAGTTATGTACTGTTATAACTACATTAGCAGTCAATTTTACAGACCCAACAGTGAAGATGTCGTTTTGGGAAGTAAGGTTTTGATTGTGATTAGGGAACGACATTATTAGgtgtcatgacatttttttttaattcatcaaGTGTCTATTATGAGCATAAACACATATTTTAAAAATCTATATGTTCTTGAACAAAACAACGGTTGTAGtgctcaaatgaaaagtatttctCCTCGATTGTTAGAAACGTGTTTTCTGATGTGACCATCAAGAAAAttcgaattttattttaaaacaatATGATAAACAGTCAGAAAAGTATAGTTTGTAGGAAGCTTTCTGAGTTGCCAAAATCTacttatatttttgaaaaacatgtaaaaacaaaaatgattctgaataaaattgatttttaataaaTCAACTATGGCTAACTTCATTCATGTTTTGCAAAACAATAAGCAATTGCGGACAGAAgggttttgaatatttttgacaGTATTGCTCGGTATAATTGCAATTCACGATCTATACAAGTATAAAAAATTGAAGTCACCTATTGTTGTCTAAAAATGGAGAACGTCCATGCATACATTAGCACTCGAAACTGCTTCTCACATTAAAGAAAATCATTCAGACGATAAACAAACACAGAAACATTCAAAAACCTTTTCGTCATATTCTTTGACTCAATTAAAAAGATTTGTTGTACCCGTGTCAACCAAGTATATATGCCCAAATCGAGTCCTGTATTCCGAAATCGATAAAAGTGTACAAATACAAACATATCTCCTTGATCAAGTTTTTGTTATGTGTTAAAAATATCatataaagaaaaaattgtaaaaataagccACTGACTGAAGTATCTGGCGCCGTTACCTCTTGTGTACGTGTAAATTGACGTTTGATCGGTGAGATATTATGTTCCTAAATGTTTTGTCGTGTTATTTGTTGTAAACTAACGTTTCCATTCATACCATGTTGTTTTTCGtattgatttcatattgatctgtCTTTCCCAGTGTTATTGACCAACCTGATTCGACAGGAAATAGCGTTGTTGATCTACTGAGTGTGTTTTTGTGTCTCACCACCGCAATGAGTTTGAGCTTATGCTTTTGTCACatatgaagttttttttatttgaatagatCCTTTGTGCATACAAGAGCCTTTCTTCGTTTCCCTACAAGAAATCAATTCTTCAATACACTGATCGAAACCTATGAGAATCTAAGGAAAAGTATTTTCAGACAGtgtctaatattcaaatgagggAATAAATCGAAACTAAGCTCTTTTTTGCAGATCGGACCAATTGAAAAAGATCTCTTCATATACACACTATTACACTGCATGCATATATTGCACTCATCGATGCTAACTGTTAAAAAAACACATGTTTCAGCTTACTAACATCTTTCAAATTCTGCCTCTCTTTCTTTCGCATTACTACACATGTACCCATCTTCGACAGAATATACCAAGGAAAGTTCTCAAAACATTTCTATCTCTTTCTCATTTCTCTCTTGTGATTTGCTATGGGATAAGGAAAGTGCCCTGAGGTCGATGATACGAAAATTGCAACATTTACTTGTTTCTTCAAAGAAATCTTAGCAAGCGTAGTTTGTATAGAATTGTTGATACGAAAATGAAACGGGGGACTTAACCTTGTCCCGAGACTAAATTAAGTACATAAGTGAATGCTGGTACAAACTCATCAACAAACTATGCGCTGCACAAATCCTTTGGAATTGGCTCTGTTGTACTTAATTTCTTCTCTAATCGACTTCTCTTCTAATTAATTCGATTCGTTGTATGCACTGATCCAAGAAAAAATATCGTTTGAATAAATTCGCTAATTAtctttctcttttatttttttgttttccattCTGTCACCATTTCGCACTATTGCCCACCACCACGCACACCAACACCACTGTGCGACTCACGATCCTTAATATTCTACACCCCAATCTCAAATACATCCGGCCAACACACACTCCTCAACCATCAACCAACGAACATcgacaacaacaataccacaacCACAACCCCATGCAATCCTGTGCACATACACATCAGCAGAACTAACGGACACATTGAGCCGAAACCGATACCAAAAGCGCCCGAAGGAGAAGGTTGCCCTCGTTGTGGTGGATATGTTTATATGGCCGAGCAAATGTTGGCACGTGGAAGAGTGAGTTGacattaattatattgtttgttTATATTTCTCAGTATGATACTAAATCGTGGTCAAGTCTCCACGATTGAATTGAAATTGCTTATGTGCGCTTCTAAGACTATCCCGTACCGCTTACTAGACATATTGCAGTTATGCTGTGAGTGATCTCATCAAGTTGCCGGCCTGGGGAATTTAGATAataagcctttttttgcaaaaatcgtagcattgaaaataatatataatacaaaAACTAGATAATAAACTAAATGAACCCTGAATCAGTCACGTTCGAACATTGAAAAAAACCCACACTTTAATGTTACTTAAAATCAGTCCCTGTCAGCTTAGAGAAAAATCAGTTCGTCAACGCCATCGCGTATCACATCTCACATGTCATAAGCAAATCCAAAATCACCATTTCATTCGAACTTATAAATTTCAcagtatatgagagaagttatgtttgtcatagaaatttcgcacaatgttcctaaaaatgtcgtatgaatttcataagactTTTTAatggaattccaattttcgtgactTCATAGGGCCTTCTTATGATTcgcatacgatattcttgtagccaaaaaccatacgaaatcattatgaaattccatatattttttgcctaaATGCATGAGTGgaggtattttatttatttttttatttttttggagCCAGGCCGCGGGAGCCACTTTTGCATCTCCAACTGCTTTCTCTACCATCATGATTTGAGAAAGTGTACAAATGAAATCAATATCCAAATAATCGTTTTCTCGTTTATCGTTAGACCCAAGCCAGATTTGTAAATCaccaaaaatcttctaaatgttTAACGATATTATATTAAACAAAATAAGATGAAATATTCGTTAATATAACGGGTATAATTAATAGAATTATGCAACAAAATAATTCaggaaaaagtaaaataaagtgCTGCACTGACAACGTCTCTATACGCATAGAGTCAATTGTCAACAATATTCAGGCAAGCCCCATAAAAAGCAAGACAACCCAGTTGTTTTATCTTTTCATAGCTTCTATGTAAGAGTTTTGATGCGGACTCGACTGGGGACGCtatgctcacaaaaaagtatgttgcttatgatttgttcgtaaaatgtgagagctgatATCTTGGTGATATGATAGCTGCATCTAAGTGATATGATATCTTTGGTAAAAATTATTGCAATCTTCCTCTATCCCTGATTTTCATGTAGCACTTGAATTGAGCATGAGTTgcacaaaataaaatcatgagcGCAACATGAGTTTCACGTAATATCTACGTGATATATTCTGTAGGTTTTACAAGCTATATTATCAAAATCTTCGTTatggttttatgtttttttttataaatacgtgATAAAAGGAGTTTGTTCCTcgtaatataaaatttcatcaaaatattgcttttttttatttaacgccAAAATCCATGAACATTTTCGTTCGCTCAGAGTAAACAACTGGTACTCCTTTTAATATTCATCACGAAAAGGTACTTTTACTCATTTAAGTGATGTTTCACGAGTAAGATTCTCATTACGTTGGTATGTCAGAAGAGTGATTAAAGTTCTTCTGGAAGCGCAACAGATGAACTTATTTCCGGACAGCGAAAAGGATAATTATTGCAATTGAGCGGATCTTTCCATAGGTATCTTGCTCCAGCATACTAAAAACTGTGTGATCTAGTACGGTAACCGATTTTATAAAATTTCGTGgttactctactaatgagatgaccatTGATGCAATAACCCTATTTGCCCGATACTAAAACATCTTAATCGACATTatcaattcttcttaaaaatggACAAAATTGGTTGCATGGATACCAAACCAGaaactagaa comes from Malaya genurostris strain Urasoe2022 chromosome 3, Malgen_1.1, whole genome shotgun sequence and encodes:
- the LOC131434594 gene encoding muscle LIM protein 1 isoform X6, with product MPFKPAENPKCPKCSKSVYAAEERVAGGHKWHKGCFKCGMCGKMLDSTNCAEHENELYCKNCHGRKYGPKGYGFGGGAGCLSMDTGAQFQSTDDG
- the LOC131434594 gene encoding muscle LIM protein 1 isoform X5, producing MPFKPAENPKCPKCSKSVYAAEERVAGGHKWHKGCFKCGMCGKMLDSTNCAEHENELYCKNCHGRKYGPKGYGFGGGAGCLSMDTGAQFQSTDDGK